The following coding sequences lie in one Spirosoma sp. KUDC1026 genomic window:
- a CDS encoding DUF3431 domain-containing protein, with protein MPEVELVVARYTEDLSWLRKRPASLGVTVYDKSPDRSAGDTALVLPNVGREAYTYLHHIVSRYDSLTDWTVFCQGKPFDHAFDFKKTLQALTADPDAFMTGNWFRWLGHLIDTDDNRGERLFQPWSKNEDGRGLDLLGFHKALFGTDGPERYTFVLGAQFIAHRDLIRQQPLSFYERALAVSITFPDAAHCYERSWDRILGVTGIDPDWLAGRQTVYLKPMRHQADTEQNQ; from the coding sequence ATGCCTGAAGTAGAATTAGTTGTTGCCCGCTACACCGAAGACCTAAGCTGGCTGCGTAAGCGCCCAGCGTCGCTAGGGGTTACGGTGTATGACAAAAGTCCGGACCGGTCGGCAGGGGATACGGCTTTGGTCTTGCCCAATGTGGGCCGTGAAGCCTATACCTATCTGCACCATATTGTGAGTCGATACGATAGCCTGACTGACTGGACGGTATTCTGCCAGGGCAAACCGTTCGATCATGCCTTCGACTTCAAGAAAACCTTGCAGGCTTTAACTGCTGATCCTGACGCCTTCATGACAGGGAATTGGTTTCGCTGGCTGGGCCACCTGATCGATACGGACGACAATCGGGGGGAGCGCCTGTTTCAGCCCTGGAGCAAAAACGAAGATGGGCGTGGACTCGACCTGCTGGGTTTTCATAAAGCATTGTTCGGTACTGATGGTCCGGAACGGTATACGTTCGTGCTGGGGGCGCAGTTTATCGCGCACCGCGACCTGATCCGGCAGCAACCACTGTCATTTTATGAACGGGCACTGGCCGTATCCATTACGTTTCCCGACGCGGCCCACTGCTACGAGCGGAGCTGGGACCGGATACTGGGCGTAACGGGTATCGACCCGGACTGGCTGGCCGGGCGCCAGACAGTATACCTGAAGCCAATGAGACACCAGGCCGATACGGAGCAAAATCAATAG
- a CDS encoding NUDIX hydrolase, with product MEKQAEYKVSDTRGEGFLPGLAMDFVIFGFHQNQLKILLLEYKNTSLFALPGGFVRINEDLNEAARRTLAERTGLHDIYLEQFYTFGDLGRYDPEPMRAIMQGKGLTPTDDHWLLRRFVTVGYYALLDFTKASPIPDALADHCEWWELSSLPTLMQDHRYIVEKALDTLRANLDRMLGLASLLPETFTMGELQSLYETILGQKLHRSGFQRKMLSLDVLERIEKKYSGGAHKAPYLYRFQTGA from the coding sequence ATGGAAAAGCAGGCTGAGTATAAGGTGAGCGACACACGGGGGGAGGGTTTTCTGCCAGGGCTGGCTATGGATTTCGTTATTTTCGGATTTCATCAGAATCAGCTGAAAATTCTGCTGCTCGAATACAAAAATACAAGCCTGTTTGCCCTGCCCGGCGGCTTTGTGAGAATCAACGAAGACTTAAATGAGGCTGCCCGGCGTACACTGGCCGAACGGACTGGGCTGCATGATATTTATCTGGAGCAGTTTTATACTTTCGGCGATTTAGGCCGCTACGATCCGGAACCCATGCGCGCCATTATGCAGGGAAAGGGCCTGACGCCAACGGACGACCATTGGCTGCTGCGCCGGTTTGTGACGGTCGGGTACTACGCCCTGCTTGACTTCACCAAAGCAAGCCCGATTCCGGATGCGCTGGCCGATCACTGCGAGTGGTGGGAACTGAGTAGTCTGCCTACGCTAATGCAGGATCACCGGTATATTGTTGAGAAAGCGCTGGATACGTTACGTGCCAATCTGGACCGAATGCTTGGTTTGGCGTCTCTATTGCCCGAAACGTTTACTATGGGCGAACTACAGAGCCTGTACGAAACGATTCTGGGTCAAAAGCTGCACCGGTCGGGATTTCAGCGCAAAATGCTGAGTCTCGATGTGCTCGAACGAATCGAGAAAAAATACAGTGGTGGGGCTCACAAAGCCCCGTACCTCTACCGGTTTCAGACCGGTGCGTAA
- a CDS encoding S9 family peptidase — MKKRCLLLITTLTLYGMTQAQQVSPPKAAVKPKELTTNGDIRIDNYYYLNERENPEVIKYLTDENTYLDQVMAPVKNLQEKLFEEMKGRIKQQDESVPYKEGNYYYYVKYVTGGEYPVYCRKKGSLDAAEEIIFDGNTMAKGHNYFQLGGYEVSDNDELAIFAQDTVSRRLYTLQVKNLKTGQIYPEAIPNTEAGSFAWAADNKTLFYVKKDVKTLLGYQVYRHVLGTDPKNDVLVYEEKDNQFYMGLGRTKSKKYITIVSDQNGVSTEYQLLEASKPTDAFKTFLPREKGHEYDLVHYKDKFYIRTNWKAENFRLMEVAEGKNADKNAWKDVIPHRADVYLANMDVFANYLVLGERKAGLTNIRVINQKKTGTPAKDDYYIDFGEPAYVAGIGYNPDFNTNVLRYSYSSLTTPSSTYDVNMDTKVKTLKKQQDVLGGFNKDNYVSERVYTKSRDGVQIPVSIVYRKGTKKDGSAPLLQYSYGSYGYSTDPGFSSTRLSLLDRGFIYAIAHIRGGQEMGRRWYEDGKMLKKKNTFNDFVDVSKFLIENKYTSSDKLFAMGGSAGGLLMGAVINQAPQLYRGVVAAVPFVDVVTTMLDESIPLTTGEFEEWGNPKNKTYYDYMKSYSPYDNVEKKAYPNLLVTTGLHDSQVQYWEPAKWVAKLRTLKTDNNQLLLHTNMEAGHGGASGRFQALKETALEYAFMLNLVGIQQ; from the coding sequence ATGAAAAAACGTTGTTTACTCCTCATCACCACGCTCACGCTGTACGGCATGACACAAGCACAACAAGTATCTCCTCCGAAGGCCGCCGTTAAGCCTAAAGAACTGACGACCAATGGCGACATTCGGATCGACAATTACTATTACCTCAACGAACGCGAAAATCCTGAGGTCATCAAATACCTGACGGACGAAAACACCTACCTCGATCAGGTGATGGCGCCGGTCAAAAATCTGCAGGAAAAGCTCTTCGAGGAAATGAAAGGCCGGATTAAGCAGCAGGACGAATCGGTGCCCTACAAGGAAGGTAACTATTACTACTACGTCAAATACGTAACGGGGGGAGAATACCCGGTCTACTGCCGCAAAAAAGGCTCGCTGGACGCTGCCGAAGAGATTATCTTCGACGGCAATACGATGGCCAAAGGGCATAACTATTTCCAGCTCGGCGGCTACGAAGTATCGGACAACGACGAGCTGGCCATTTTTGCGCAGGATACCGTCAGCCGTCGCCTGTATACGCTGCAGGTCAAAAACCTGAAAACCGGCCAGATCTATCCGGAAGCTATCCCCAACACCGAAGCAGGCAGCTTTGCCTGGGCAGCCGATAACAAAACGCTTTTCTACGTTAAAAAAGACGTAAAAACCCTGCTGGGCTATCAGGTTTACCGGCACGTATTAGGTACCGACCCAAAGAATGACGTACTGGTGTACGAAGAGAAAGACAACCAGTTTTACATGGGCCTAGGCCGGACGAAATCGAAGAAATACATCACCATCGTTTCGGACCAGAACGGCGTCTCGACCGAATACCAACTGCTGGAAGCCAGCAAGCCAACCGACGCGTTCAAAACGTTCCTGCCCCGCGAGAAAGGCCACGAATACGACCTGGTTCACTACAAAGACAAATTCTATATCCGCACGAACTGGAAGGCGGAGAATTTCCGGCTGATGGAAGTCGCCGAGGGAAAAAATGCGGATAAAAACGCCTGGAAAGACGTTATCCCTCATCGCGCCGACGTGTACCTGGCCAACATGGACGTCTTTGCCAATTACCTGGTGCTGGGCGAGCGAAAAGCGGGCCTGACCAACATCCGGGTTATCAACCAGAAAAAGACGGGCACGCCGGCTAAAGACGATTACTACATCGACTTCGGCGAACCGGCTTACGTAGCGGGCATTGGCTACAACCCGGATTTCAACACAAACGTACTGCGCTACTCGTACTCGTCGCTGACGACACCCAGCTCGACCTACGATGTCAACATGGACACCAAGGTCAAGACGCTGAAAAAGCAGCAGGACGTACTGGGTGGCTTCAACAAAGACAACTACGTATCGGAGCGAGTGTATACGAAGTCGCGTGATGGCGTTCAGATCCCGGTCTCGATTGTGTACCGCAAAGGCACGAAAAAAGATGGTTCTGCTCCTTTGCTCCAGTACTCGTACGGCTCGTACGGCTACTCGACTGATCCAGGCTTTAGCTCCACCCGCCTGAGTTTGCTCGACCGGGGTTTCATTTACGCCATTGCCCACATCCGGGGTGGCCAGGAAATGGGGCGTCGGTGGTACGAGGACGGCAAGATGCTGAAGAAGAAAAACACCTTCAACGACTTCGTCGACGTATCGAAGTTCCTGATCGAAAACAAGTACACCAGCTCCGACAAGCTGTTTGCCATGGGCGGCAGCGCGGGTGGTTTGCTGATGGGCGCGGTCATTAATCAGGCTCCGCAGTTATACCGGGGCGTCGTAGCCGCCGTACCATTCGTGGACGTCGTGACGACGATGCTGGACGAAAGTATTCCGCTGACGACGGGTGAGTTTGAAGAATGGGGTAACCCGAAAAACAAGACGTACTACGACTACATGAAGTCGTATTCGCCCTACGATAACGTCGAGAAGAAAGCGTATCCAAACCTGCTCGTCACGACGGGTCTGCACGATTCGCAGGTGCAGTACTGGGAACCCGCCAAGTGGGTTGCCAAGCTACGTACCCTAAAAACCGACAACAACCAACTGCTGCTTCACACCAACATGGAAGCGGGCCACGGTGGTGCATCGGGCAGGTTCCAGGCGTTGAAAGAAACCGCCCTTGAGTACGCGTTCATGCTGAATCTGGTCGGTATCCAGCAGTAA
- a CDS encoding M20/M25/M40 family metallo-hydrolase — protein MHRKLYVSPFQFVLLCAGAVGCLTAFLPAKNSLEKTFARINEEVNQHSRAYETLADASKTIGHRLTGSANGSKAEAYAYQLLSSYGFKDIRYEPFEVEAWTRDTVTLSVVPRRSDDFREVPVVALAHSPVDAHVSGEIVDVGNGLEGDFAAVKDKIKGKVALVNIGLAAPTRGARNLHRSEKTALAIQYGASGVIMVNLVPGNVLLTGTASVTGKLIPIPSVCISLESGQALRTWMQETPSPLEATIDMTNKSRKIRARNVIATLKGSKLSDEKIVVGGHLDSWDLATGAIDNGIGSFAVMDIARTFKALKLKPKRTIEFVLFMGEEQGLLGSKAMVDGIRKAGKLDHVRYMLNLDMTNDPTGLNAFGRQDMVPFLNTIGETMKQIEPAFANQMQNQAGLHSDHQPFMLEGIPVVGMNGHLERSVLDCYHANCDRINLVNANQMKNTVRYATMLLYALADADQLPAKRQTDTQTRDYLTAQGLRTPLQLANEWRWKE, from the coding sequence ATGCATCGAAAGCTTTACGTATCTCCTTTTCAGTTTGTTCTACTGTGTGCGGGGGCCGTTGGGTGCCTGACGGCTTTTCTGCCCGCCAAAAACTCACTCGAAAAAACCTTCGCCCGGATCAACGAAGAAGTCAATCAGCACAGCCGGGCTTATGAAACGCTGGCCGATGCCTCGAAGACGATTGGGCATCGGCTGACGGGCAGCGCCAATGGTAGCAAGGCCGAAGCCTACGCCTACCAGCTGCTGTCGTCCTACGGCTTCAAAGACATTCGCTACGAACCGTTCGAAGTAGAAGCCTGGACGCGAGACACCGTTACGTTATCGGTCGTCCCCCGGCGGAGCGATGACTTCCGTGAGGTGCCGGTCGTGGCGCTGGCGCATTCGCCGGTTGACGCCCATGTGTCGGGTGAGATTGTCGATGTGGGCAACGGACTGGAAGGTGACTTTGCGGCCGTAAAAGACAAAATCAAAGGCAAGGTCGCGCTGGTAAACATCGGCCTGGCTGCACCAACGCGGGGCGCCCGGAACCTGCACCGCTCCGAAAAAACGGCACTGGCCATTCAGTACGGAGCATCGGGCGTTATCATGGTCAACCTGGTCCCTGGCAACGTACTGCTGACGGGGACGGCTTCGGTAACGGGAAAGCTGATCCCGATCCCATCGGTCTGTATCTCGCTGGAAAGCGGGCAGGCATTACGGACCTGGATGCAGGAAACGCCTTCTCCGCTCGAAGCGACCATTGATATGACCAACAAAAGCCGGAAGATTCGCGCCCGTAACGTGATTGCTACGTTGAAAGGCTCGAAACTGTCCGATGAAAAAATCGTTGTGGGCGGGCACCTGGACTCGTGGGACCTGGCCACCGGCGCAATCGACAACGGCATTGGTTCATTTGCGGTGATGGACATCGCCCGGACCTTCAAAGCGCTCAAATTAAAACCCAAACGTACGATTGAGTTCGTCTTGTTTATGGGCGAAGAACAGGGGCTTCTGGGCTCGAAAGCGATGGTAGACGGCATACGAAAAGCTGGTAAGCTCGACCATGTACGGTATATGCTCAACCTGGATATGACGAACGATCCGACGGGACTGAACGCTTTTGGCCGACAGGATATGGTGCCGTTCCTGAACACCATTGGTGAAACCATGAAGCAGATCGAACCCGCTTTCGCGAACCAAATGCAGAACCAGGCTGGTCTCCATTCCGATCACCAGCCGTTCATGCTGGAGGGAATTCCAGTAGTGGGTATGAACGGGCATCTGGAGCGCTCGGTGCTGGATTGTTACCACGCTAACTGCGACCGGATCAATCTGGTCAACGCCAATCAGATGAAAAACACGGTTCGCTACGCGACGATGCTGCTGTACGCGCTGGCCGATGCTGACCAGTTACCTGCCAAACGCCAGACCGATACGCAAACCCGCGATTACCTGACAGCGCAGGGCCTGCGTACTCCACTGCAGCTTGCCAATGAGTGGCGCTGGAAAGAGTAA
- a CDS encoding FtsL-like putative cell division protein translates to MAKNTFRQPERVVKQQQQRRRLRLAYGLNRLIGLDRLFGEDTTWPIRNIDRILWITFLIIVYIGLNHNAERLVRRIQRANRQADELRSEATVLKADFMKSGKQSELSKRVEALGLVMTDSQRPPHKIIVKIDEQH, encoded by the coding sequence ATGGCCAAGAATACTTTTCGGCAGCCCGAACGGGTTGTCAAGCAGCAGCAACAACGGCGTCGGCTCCGGCTGGCGTACGGCCTGAATCGCCTGATTGGCCTCGACCGCCTGTTTGGCGAGGATACAACCTGGCCGATCCGGAACATCGACCGGATTTTGTGGATAACGTTTCTGATCATTGTGTATATCGGCCTGAATCACAACGCCGAACGGCTTGTCCGGCGGATTCAGCGGGCCAATCGGCAGGCGGATGAACTCCGCTCGGAAGCTACGGTGCTGAAAGCCGATTTCATGAAAAGCGGTAAGCAGTCTGAACTCAGCAAGCGCGTTGAAGCGCTGGGTCTGGTGATGACCGACAGCCAGCGACCTCCTCACAAAATTATTGTCAAGATCGATGAGCAACATTAA
- a CDS encoding carboxylesterase/lipase family protein: MKKLVILLLTAVSFLPDTMAQTGPQVKVKNGTLEGVTNEKTGIRMYKGVPFGAPPVGDLRWKEPQPVKNWQGVRKADKFGPRAMQRAVFGDMGFRSDGMSEDCLYLNVWTPAKSGKEKLPVLVYFYGGGLIAGDGSEGRYDGESMAQKGMVAVTVNYRLSVFGFMAHPELTKESPHKSSSNYGFLDQQAALKWVQDNIAAFGGDPKRVTIAGESAGSISVSAQMVSPLSKNLIAGAIGESGSLLGALPPVKLAEAEEQGVKFAEMVGAKSLADLRAMSAEQVLEATAKPNTPRFSPAIDGYFFTKAPVESFKAGEQAHVPLLVGWNSEEMSPFAVIGREQPTAENYKKAVQRLYNDKADEVLKLYPASNDEEALQSATDLASDRFIAFSTWRWADLQSKTGGKPVYQYLFSRPRPAMKASMGNATAGLAGGVVRGGDAPKMPAARGAVHSAEIEYAMGNLPYNDVYQWTADDYNVSKVMQEYFANFVKTGNPNGAGLPEWPALKGGDTPPVMHIDVNTRVEPDKNRARYLFMEKSAQ; encoded by the coding sequence ATGAAAAAACTAGTTATTCTCTTGTTAACAGCTGTTAGTTTCCTGCCGGATACAATGGCGCAGACTGGGCCTCAGGTCAAGGTAAAGAATGGTACGCTGGAGGGCGTTACCAACGAGAAAACGGGCATCCGGATGTACAAAGGCGTACCGTTTGGTGCCCCCCCCGTTGGTGATCTGCGCTGGAAAGAACCACAGCCCGTCAAAAACTGGCAGGGTGTCCGCAAAGCTGACAAGTTTGGCCCTCGCGCCATGCAGCGGGCCGTTTTCGGCGATATGGGTTTCCGGTCTGATGGCATGAGCGAAGACTGTCTGTATCTAAACGTCTGGACGCCCGCCAAATCAGGTAAGGAGAAACTGCCGGTGCTGGTTTATTTCTACGGCGGAGGTCTGATAGCTGGCGACGGCTCCGAAGGCCGTTATGATGGCGAAAGCATGGCACAGAAAGGTATGGTCGCTGTTACGGTAAACTATCGGCTTTCGGTTTTCGGTTTTATGGCCCACCCGGAGCTGACAAAAGAGTCTCCGCATAAATCGTCGAGCAATTACGGCTTCCTCGATCAGCAGGCAGCGCTGAAGTGGGTACAGGACAATATTGCCGCTTTTGGTGGTGATCCGAAACGCGTAACCATCGCCGGGGAATCAGCCGGATCGATTTCGGTTAGCGCCCAGATGGTGTCGCCCCTGTCTAAAAATCTAATTGCTGGTGCTATCGGAGAGAGCGGTTCGCTGTTGGGTGCGTTGCCCCCCGTCAAACTGGCCGAAGCGGAAGAACAGGGCGTTAAGTTTGCCGAAATGGTTGGTGCAAAATCACTGGCCGACCTACGGGCGATGTCAGCGGAACAAGTTCTGGAAGCAACAGCCAAACCGAACACCCCTCGTTTTTCACCCGCCATTGATGGTTACTTCTTTACGAAGGCTCCCGTCGAGTCATTCAAAGCAGGAGAACAGGCGCACGTACCCCTGCTGGTAGGCTGGAATTCCGAAGAGATGAGTCCGTTTGCCGTGATTGGCCGCGAGCAGCCAACCGCAGAAAACTACAAGAAAGCCGTGCAGCGGTTGTACAACGATAAGGCCGATGAAGTTCTGAAACTATACCCGGCCTCGAACGATGAAGAAGCGCTGCAATCGGCTACTGACCTGGCCAGCGACCGCTTTATTGCCTTCAGCACCTGGCGCTGGGCCGACCTGCAAAGCAAAACGGGCGGTAAGCCAGTGTATCAGTATCTGTTCTCGCGGCCTCGTCCAGCCATGAAAGCCTCCATGGGTAACGCTACGGCAGGTCTGGCTGGTGGTGTCGTACGCGGTGGCGACGCGCCTAAAATGCCCGCAGCGCGGGGAGCCGTTCACTCAGCCGAAATTGAATATGCGATGGGTAACCTGCCGTACAATGATGTTTACCAGTGGACTGCCGACGATTATAACGTATCAAAAGTGATGCAGGAATATTTCGCCAACTTCGTCAAAACCGGTAATCCGAACGGAGCTGGCTTACCCGAATGGCCAGCTCTGAAAGGAGGAGATACTCCACCCGTTATGCACATTGACGTTAACACGCGGGTGGAGCCGGACAAAAACCGGGCACGCTACCTGTTCATGGAAAAATCCGCCCAATAG